The proteins below come from a single Vicugna pacos chromosome 13, VicPac4, whole genome shotgun sequence genomic window:
- the GJA4 gene encoding gap junction alpha-4 protein → MGDWGFLEKLLDQVQEHSTVVGKIWLTVLFIFRILILGLAGESVWGDEQSDFECNTAQPGCTNVCYDQAFPISHIRYWVLQFLFVSTPTLIYLGHVIYLTRREERLRQKEGELRALPAKDPQVERALAAIERQMAKISVAEDGHLRIRGALMGTYVASVLCKSVLEAGFLYGQWRLYGWTMEPVFVCQRSPCPYLVDCFVSRPTEKTIFIIFMMVVGLISLMLNVLELAYLLCRCLSRGLKARQGQDIPPAQGTSSEPYADQVFFYLPMGEGPSSPPCPTYNGLSSSEQNWANLTTEERLASSRPPLFLDPPPQSGQKSPSRPSSSASKKQYV, encoded by the coding sequence ATGGGCGACTGGGGCTTCCTTGAGAAGCTGCTGGACCAGGTCCAAGAGCATTCAACCGTGGTGGGCAAGATCTGGCTGACAGTCCTTTTCATCTTCCGCATCCTCATCCTGGGCTTAGCTGGCGAGTCAGTTTGGGGCGACGAGCAGTCAGATTTCGAATGTAACACAGCCCAGCCGGGCTGCACCAACGTCTGCTACGACCAGGCCTTCCCCATCTCCCACATCCGCTACTGGGTGCTGCAGTTCCTCTTTGTCAGCACGCCCACCCTGATCTACCTGGGCCATGTCATTTACCTGACTCGGCGCGAGGAGCGGCTGCGGCAGAAGGAGGGGGAGCTGCGGGCACTGCCAGCCAAGGACCCACAGGTGGAGCGGGCGCTGGCAGCCATAGAGCGACAGATGGCCAAGATCTCAGTGGCAGAGGATGGCCACCTGCGGATCCGTGGGGCACTGATGGGCACCTATGTGGCCAGTGTGCTCTGCAAGAGTGTGCTAGAGGCAGGCTTCCTGTATGGCCAGTGGCGTCTCTATGGCTGGACCATGGAGCCCGTGTTTGTGTGCCAGCGCTCACCCTGCCCCTACCTCGTAGACTGCTTTGTCTCACGCCCCACCGAGAAGACTATCTTCATCATCTTCATGATGGTGGTCGGGCTCATCTCCCTGATGCTCAACGTGCTGGAGCTGGCCTACCTGCTATGCCGCTGCCTCAGTCGGGGGCTGAAGGCCCGGCAGGGCCAGGACATACCCCCCGCCCAGGGCACCTCCTCGGAGCCTTACGCTGACCAGGTCTTCTTCTACCTCCCCATGGGCGAGGGGCCCTCGTCCCCGCCATGCCCCACCTACAATGGGCTCTCATCCAGTGAGCAGAACTGGGCCAACCTGACTACAGAGGAGAGGCTGGCTTCTTCCAGACCCCCCCTCTTCCTGGACCCACCTCCCCAGAGTGGCCAGAAATCCCCCAGTCGCCCCAGCAGCTCTGCTTCCAAGAAACAGTATGTGTAA
- the GJB3 gene encoding gap junction beta-3 protein encodes MDWKTLQALLSGVNKYSTAFGRIWLSVVFVFRVLVYVVAAERVWGDEQKDFDCNTKQPGCTNVCYDEFFPISNIRLWALQLIFVTCPSLLVILHVAYREERERRHRQKHGDQCAKLYDNAGKKHGGLWWTYLLSLVFKLTIEFLFLYVLHTLWYGFSMPRLVQCANVAPCPNIVDCYIARPTEKKLFTYFMVGASAVCIVLTVCEICYLIFHRVVRSISRKKTARGRSPPSSTSRASTCRCHHKLVEAGELGLDSGDDKLRASAPSLTPI; translated from the coding sequence ATGGACTGGAAGACGCTCCAGGCCCTGCTGAGCGGGGTGAACAAGTACTCCACCGCCTTCGGGCGCATCTGGCTGTCGGTGGTGTTCGTCTTCCGCGTGCTGGTGTACGTGGTGGCCGCCGAGCGCGTGTGGGGGGATGAGCAGAAGGACTTTGACTGCAACACCAAGCAGCCAGGCTGCACCAACGTCTGCTACGATGAGTTCTTCCCCATCTCCAACATCCGCCTCTGGGCCCTGCAGCTCATCTTCGTCACGTGCCCGTCGTTGCTGGTCATCCTGCACGTGGCCTACCGCGAGGAGCGCGAGCGGCGGCACCGCCAGAAGCACGGCGACCAGTGCGCCAAGCTGTACGACAACGCCGGCAAGAAGCACGGCGGCCTGTGGTGGACCTACCTGCTCAGCCTCGTCTTCAAGCTCACCATCGAATTCCTCTTCCTCTACGTGCTGCACACGCTCTGGTACGGCTTCAGCATGCCGCGCCTGGTCCAGTGCGCCAACGTGGCCCCCTGCCCCAACATCGTGGACTGCTACATCGCCCGGCCCACCGAGAAGAAGCTCTTCACCTATTTCATGGTGGGCGCCTCCGCCGTCTGCATCGTGCTCACGGTCTGCGAAATCTGCTACCTCATCTTCCACAGGGTCGTGCGAAGCATTTCCAGGAAGAAGACTGCCCGCGGCCGCAGCCCCCCATCCTCCACCAGCCGGGCGTCCACCTGCCGCTGCCACCACAAGCTGGTGGAGGCTGGGGAGCTGGGCCTGGACTCTGGCGATGACAAGCTGCGAGCTTCAGCACCCAGCCTGACCCCTATCTGA